In Bacillus sp. FJAT-45037, the following are encoded in one genomic region:
- a CDS encoding peptidoglycan D,D-transpeptidase FtsI family protein yields the protein MGKNKLKRKGHVPARLNMLFFAVFILFSALILRLGMVQIVEGETYERILDQTSSSTARIDAPRGLMIDRYGHTVVDNQLELSVTYTNPSRRTSSEAILDIAKDLEQLIEMDTSRLTERDRKDYWLLIQDRERRMELVTPEERSQLDGPSEEYQLEIERITDELLAELTDRDEHILAIFREMSRGYANSPQRIKRGITEEEANIISENLDRLPGVDIQRDSRRNYVYRDAFRTIFGNTGSLPREQLDYYLSRGYDRSDIVGTSYLEQQYEDVLRGQKGVVESITSTSGNDVNRSVNEQPGQRGNDLVLTLDMEMQQKLDGIIVDEINSKSNAFIKDRSAYAIMMDPQTGDILAMSGYNDSLQNRNDQIGNVTKSFEMGSAVKGASVLTGFHLGVISPGQTVFDRPLDLPGNVRKRSYVNMGNVNDVKALERSSNVYMFEIAMRMAGYNYGTSSGFNMTKVREAYNDTRYYFSQFGLGADTGLDLPVGSTGIDGGFSDPGNLLDLMIGQFDTYTPLQLAQYISTIANDGYRVKPRLVSEVREPRLVADEPGAVLHSIEPRILNRVDMSDDHIQRVQQGFHQVMQGSQGTGRNLFGNTSYNPAGKTGTAQVSVAVGERNNRRVIQGNNQILVGYAPYDNPQVAFAIIVPYTVRDNEANFAQSIGKKMLDEYFDLSEERNGPIKADEPSLEEVEDF from the coding sequence ATGGGGAAAAACAAATTAAAGAGAAAAGGTCATGTTCCGGCAAGACTGAATATGCTGTTCTTTGCCGTTTTCATTCTTTTTTCAGCATTAATTTTGCGATTGGGAATGGTTCAAATTGTTGAAGGTGAAACGTATGAGAGAATATTAGATCAAACGAGTAGCTCTACAGCGAGGATCGATGCACCAAGAGGGCTTATGATTGATCGTTACGGACATACAGTTGTTGATAATCAGTTAGAATTATCAGTTACATATACGAATCCATCAAGACGAACGTCTTCAGAAGCGATATTAGATATCGCCAAGGACCTAGAACAATTAATTGAAATGGATACAAGCCGATTGACCGAGCGAGATCGAAAAGATTATTGGTTATTGATTCAAGACCGCGAGCGTAGGATGGAGCTTGTCACACCGGAGGAACGGAGCCAATTAGATGGTCCGTCTGAAGAGTATCAATTAGAAATTGAGCGAATAACAGATGAGTTACTCGCCGAATTGACGGATCGAGATGAGCATATACTGGCGATTTTTCGAGAAATGAGCCGTGGCTACGCGAATTCTCCGCAACGAATTAAGCGCGGGATTACTGAAGAAGAAGCAAACATTATTAGTGAGAATTTAGACCGTCTCCCAGGTGTTGACATTCAACGGGATTCACGTCGGAATTATGTGTATAGAGATGCATTTAGAACGATTTTTGGAAATACAGGATCATTACCAAGAGAACAACTAGATTACTATTTATCAAGAGGGTATGACCGTTCTGATATTGTCGGGACAAGTTACTTAGAACAACAGTATGAAGACGTGTTACGTGGCCAAAAAGGTGTTGTCGAAAGCATCACTAGTACCTCGGGAAATGATGTGAACCGATCTGTGAATGAGCAACCTGGTCAACGCGGCAATGATCTCGTTCTTACTTTAGACATGGAAATGCAACAAAAGTTAGATGGGATCATCGTAGACGAGATTAATAGCAAAAGTAACGCATTCATTAAGGATCGTTCTGCTTATGCTATTATGATGGACCCGCAAACAGGTGATATTTTAGCGATGTCTGGTTACAACGATAGCCTTCAAAACAGAAACGATCAAATTGGTAACGTGACAAAATCATTTGAGATGGGATCAGCAGTTAAAGGTGCTTCTGTTTTAACCGGATTTCATTTAGGAGTTATTAGCCCAGGTCAAACAGTCTTTGATCGACCTCTAGATTTACCAGGAAATGTGCGTAAGCGATCTTACGTCAACATGGGGAATGTCAATGATGTCAAAGCACTAGAACGATCTTCAAACGTCTATATGTTTGAGATTGCGATGCGGATGGCCGGCTATAACTATGGCACGAGTTCGGGTTTCAATATGACAAAAGTTCGTGAGGCATACAATGATACACGATATTATTTTAGTCAATTTGGTTTAGGGGCAGATACAGGGTTAGATCTACCTGTTGGATCAACAGGTATCGATGGTGGATTTAGTGATCCTGGTAATCTACTAGATTTAATGATTGGGCAGTTTGATACGTATACCCCTCTTCAACTGGCTCAATATATATCAACGATTGCCAACGACGGGTATCGTGTCAAACCTCGACTCGTTTCAGAAGTGCGTGAACCAAGGTTGGTGGCTGATGAGCCTGGAGCTGTTTTGCATAGCATCGAACCAAGAATTTTAAATAGAGTCGATATGTCGGATGATCATATTCAACGTGTTCAACAAGGATTTCATCAAGTGATGCAAGGTTCACAAGGAACTGGTCGAAATTTATTCGGAAATACGTCTTATAATCCTGCTGGTAAAACTGGGACAGCACAGGTTTCAGTGGCAGTAGGTGAAAGGAATAACCGAAGAGTTATTCAAGGGAACAACCAAATTCTGGTAGGGTATGCGCCGTATGACAACCCTCAAGTGGCTTTTGCGATTATCGTTCCCTACACTGTCCGAGATAATGAAGCAAACTTTGCTCAAAGTATCGGAAAGAAGATGCTTGATGAGTACTTTGACTTATCAGAAGAACGGAATGGGCCGATCAAAGCCGATGAACCAAGCCTTGAGGAAGTAGAAGATTTTTAA
- a CDS encoding superoxide dismutase, translating into MAYELPQLPYAANALEPHIDEQTMNIHHGKHHNTYITKLNAAIEGHADLQSKSIEELVSNLDAVPENIRGAVRNHGGGHANHSLFWQILCPNGGGAPTGELASAIEEAFGSLDTFKEKFADAAANRFGSGWAWLIVDGGKLAITSTPNQDTPLMEGKTPILGLDVWEHAYYLNYQNRRPDYINAFWNVVKWDEVAKRFAEAK; encoded by the coding sequence ATGGCTTACGAATTACCACAATTACCTTACGCAGCAAACGCACTAGAACCTCATATTGATGAGCAAACGATGAATATTCACCACGGGAAGCACCATAACACTTACATTACTAAGCTTAATGCAGCAATTGAAGGACATGCAGACCTTCAAAGCAAAAGCATTGAAGAACTAGTAAGTAACTTGGATGCTGTACCTGAAAACATTCGTGGTGCAGTACGTAACCACGGTGGCGGCCATGCTAACCACTCTTTATTCTGGCAAATCCTTTGCCCAAATGGTGGCGGAGCTCCAACTGGCGAGTTAGCAAGTGCGATTGAAGAAGCATTTGGTAGCTTAGATACATTCAAAGAAAAATTCGCAGATGCAGCAGCAAACCGTTTCGGTTCTGGCTGGGCATGGTTAATCGTAGATGGTGGCAAGCTTGCTATTACAAGCACACCAAACCAAGATACACCGTTAATGGAAGGCAAGACACCAATCCTTGGATTAGATGTTTGGGAGCATGCATACTACCTAAACTACCAAAACCGTCGTCCTGACTACATTAACGCATTCTGGAATGTAGTAAAATGGGATGAAGTAGCGAAGCGTTTCGCTGAAGCTAAATAA
- a CDS encoding MFS transporter: protein MKKSVIQKLIGDIEVTRELVLLLTIGGLYALSIALSNTFVNVYLWKQSGEFIDLALYNLTAVIFQPLTFILAGRWAKKIDRVIVLRLGVIFLAGFYSTVLLLGDLASHYLIVLGALLGIGFGFYWLAFNVLTFEITEPETRDFFNGFLGLLTSFAGMIGPIVSGYVITRMEKFTGYSIIFGVSLTLFVVAVLMSFMLKRRAAEGKFFFRRILKERKYNPNWRHILHAHFFQGLREGTFLFVIVVWVYIVTGSELAIGTYGLVASGVQFVAYYAATRLIKPSFRKKSILIGGSILYAAIFLIVFDISFAKLIMYGVVISIAYPMLLVPYISLTYDVIGKGWKAAEMRIEYIVVRELFLNSGRIVSVLLFICAIVFFPEEKSIPIVLMILGIGHFLIYFFVRHVQFNKPNGGESYSFARQKNGDGGSTGGTSL, encoded by the coding sequence GTGAAGAAGTCCGTGATTCAAAAATTGATTGGTGATATTGAAGTAACGCGGGAACTGGTTCTTCTTTTAACCATAGGGGGTTTGTATGCGTTAAGCATTGCGTTATCAAATACATTTGTCAATGTGTACTTGTGGAAGCAGTCCGGAGAATTTATTGATCTGGCCCTATATAATTTAACCGCTGTTATTTTTCAACCATTAACCTTTATCTTAGCTGGACGTTGGGCGAAGAAAATTGATCGAGTGATTGTGCTGAGGTTAGGAGTTATTTTCTTAGCTGGATTTTATTCTACCGTTCTTTTATTGGGTGATTTGGCGAGTCATTATTTAATCGTATTAGGAGCATTACTTGGAATTGGATTTGGCTTTTATTGGTTAGCGTTTAACGTATTAACCTTTGAAATCACTGAACCGGAAACGAGAGATTTCTTTAATGGGTTTTTAGGATTGCTTACCTCATTTGCGGGTATGATAGGTCCGATTGTTTCAGGGTATGTCATTACGAGGATGGAGAAGTTTACAGGGTATTCGATCATTTTCGGTGTTTCGCTTACCTTGTTCGTTGTGGCCGTGCTAATGAGCTTTATGTTGAAAAGACGCGCGGCAGAAGGGAAGTTCTTCTTTAGACGCATACTTAAAGAGCGTAAGTATAATCCGAATTGGCGACACATTCTTCATGCTCATTTTTTTCAAGGCTTAAGAGAAGGAACTTTTTTATTTGTGATTGTTGTGTGGGTGTACATTGTCACAGGTAGTGAACTCGCAATCGGTACATATGGTCTTGTTGCTTCAGGTGTTCAATTTGTCGCATACTATGCGGCTACAAGGTTAATCAAACCCAGTTTTCGAAAAAAGTCAATTCTTATTGGTGGTTCGATTCTTTATGCGGCGATCTTTCTCATCGTCTTTGACATCTCGTTTGCCAAACTCATCATGTATGGCGTCGTGATTTCGATTGCTTATCCGATGTTGCTCGTCCCTTATATCTCTTTGACCTATGATGTGATTGGAAAAGGGTGGAAGGCAGCAGAGATGAGAATTGAATACATCGTCGTTCGAGAATTATTTCTAAATAGCGGTCGAATTGTTTCGGTGTTGCTATTTATTTGTGCCATTGTCTTTTTCCCTGAAGAAAAAAGTATCCCTATTGTCTTAATGATTCTTGGTATAGGGCATTTTCTCATTTATTTCTTCGTTCGCCATGTGCAATTTAATAAGCCGAACGGAGGCGAAAGTTACAGCTTTGCTCGTCAAAAAAATGGGGATGGTGGCAGCACAGGCGGAACGTCTCTGTAA
- a CDS encoding undecaprenyl-diphosphate phosphatase: protein MTWIEALFIGFIQGISEFLPISSSAHLIIFERLLNVNTGGEDLTFEVFLHIASLLAVLLFFRKDLFSIAQGTYLYLVKNDHTSKAHFRFALLMMASTIVTMLVGKSLETWLGESITNTATIGASLIITGIFLILIEHGVNPGMRGVTEIKWRHALLIGLGQALAVIPGISRAGSTLVAALWCGLNKETALRYSFLLSVPIITGITILKLPELASQFSSGYELQLWLAFFSSFVFALVGIKWLISMVQQAKLSYFAIYCVSLGLVTWIFL from the coding sequence ATGACTTGGATTGAGGCTCTTTTCATCGGATTTATACAAGGGATCTCTGAATTTTTACCGATTTCAAGCAGTGCCCATTTAATTATTTTTGAACGGTTGTTAAATGTCAATACAGGTGGTGAGGATTTAACATTTGAAGTTTTTTTACACATCGCATCATTGCTTGCGGTTTTATTATTTTTTCGAAAAGATCTCTTTAGTATTGCCCAAGGAACTTATCTTTATTTAGTTAAAAACGACCACACAAGCAAAGCACATTTCCGATTTGCTCTCTTAATGATGGCATCGACCATAGTTACCATGCTTGTCGGAAAATCACTTGAAACATGGCTTGGGGAATCCATTACCAATACAGCAACCATTGGCGCTTCCCTTATTATTACTGGGATTTTCTTAATCTTAATTGAACATGGCGTCAACCCTGGCATGCGCGGTGTAACCGAAATCAAATGGAGACACGCACTACTCATTGGTTTAGGTCAAGCACTAGCAGTCATTCCAGGTATTTCACGGGCAGGAAGTACGCTTGTGGCTGCCCTTTGGTGTGGACTGAATAAGGAAACAGCCCTTCGCTACTCGTTTCTTCTGTCTGTACCTATTATTACGGGTATCACGATATTAAAACTACCTGAATTGGCTAGTCAATTTTCCAGTGGATATGAACTACAGCTTTGGCTCGCTTTTTTCTCTTCCTTCGTTTTTGCGTTAGTTGGCATCAAATGGTTAATCTCGATGGTTCAACAAGCCAAACTTAGTTACTTTGCGATTTATTGCGTCTCTCTCGGTCTTGTTACTTGGATTTTCTTATAA